A window of the Lagopus muta isolate bLagMut1 chromosome 1, bLagMut1 primary, whole genome shotgun sequence genome harbors these coding sequences:
- the LOC125701672 gene encoding fibronectin type III domain-containing protein 9-like, with protein sequence MGITVQNITGNTAMVIWPRMASCADSFYSVMYHPNWNSVLSSYSRKSFQREERVPASRSSFVVENLTPLTTYLLCVTCQSASPSSDQCQVFNTLEQDPASANTTKKELALGIWLASSLLLLIIAAILLYGCLHLLCRARRERSQGQAGASQREAHDLEEPSRQSQVLQDRQERQPDGIQLATIIENPAVCREPGQPVSSSRERAPAAGQCPAVSWEP encoded by the coding sequence ATGGGAATAACTGTCCAGAACATCACAGGGAACACAGCGATGGTGATTTGGCCCAGAATGGCCAGCTGTGCCGACAGCTTTTACAGTGTCATGTATCACCCCAACTGGAACAGCGTGCTGTCCAGCTACTCCAGGAAGAGTTTCCAGAGGGAGGAGAGGGTGCCTGCCAGCCGCTCCTCATTCGTGGTGGAAAACCTCACCCCGCTGACCACGTACCTCCTGTGCGTCACCTGCCAGTCCGCCAGCCCTTCCAGTGACCAGTGCCAGGTGTTCAACACGCTGGAACAAGACCCGGCATCTGCTAACACCACCAAGAAGGAGCTGGCATTGGGCATCTGGCTggccagcagcctcctgctgctcatCATTGCCGCAATCCTCCTCTACGGCTGCCTGCACCTGCTGTGCCGTGCTAGGCGTGAGCGGTCACAGGGCCAAGCCGGGGCCTCCCAGAGGGAGGCACATGACTTGGAGgagcccagcaggcagagccAAGTGCTGCAGGACAGACAGGAGAGGCAGCCAGATGGCATCCAGCTGGCCACCATCATTGAGAATCCTGCAGTCTGCAGGGAGCCTGGCCAGCCAGTCTCCAGCAGCCGGGAACGAGCgccagcagcaggacagtgCCCTGCTGTCAGTTGGGAACCATAG